CAAGAATTTCGGTTTCAGCATTCATCTCCAGTTCATCGCGCTTGATGACTTCAACCGTGCCGTCGGCAAAATGAATTTCGCGGACTTTTTCTTTTGAGATCACATAAATTATTGCATCCTCTGCGAAGTTTTTTTTGTACTCAATATCGTAATCGGTTATTTTGGTAATCTTGCAAACAATAGAATCCTTGTTTTTTGTAATAAGTGTGTCGTTTAGTGATTGAGCGAAGATTGAATTACTCAAGCATAACCCAGCACAAAATAAAATGAATATAAAAACTTTTTTCATGACTATTGATTGCGTTTATTTGAAAATATATCCTAATGTAATGTTTGCCTGAAAGGCAATGCCAGATTGCTCTCCAGAGCGTGTGTGACTATACATTTTGTGGGCATAGCTGTAAGCGCCATCATTGTAATAATAATTGTAGCTAGTGTTATTTTGCGACATATAGTCCACAAGTTCGTCATTGGTGAATTTTGCAGAAGCGAAAGAATAACCTATACCCAGATTGAAACCAAAGGTCATAATATTGCCCAGAATATACTGGTTGCCATAATTCAGAATGACAGCAACACCATTTACATTCACATCCGTAACAAATGAATGCGTTGTTGAGTAATAATAATTTGGATCCCAGGTGGAAAAGGAATAATTAATATTCTTGACTGCGAACGACGACAAAATAATTTCAGGCTTAAAATATTTTCCTTTCAGCGGATGTGAATATTTCATCCCTTTCATATAGTAGCTGTTGCCCAGATTAAATTTTGGTCCGAATTTCACAAAGGCGCCCTGAGAGAGACCATCATGGCTTTCGAACAAGTCGAAATTGAACATGGAATTATTAATTAGTCCAAATGTCGCTTCCACATTGGTCCCCATTTTCAGCGACCGCTCATAGGTGACTGCAAGATGGTCGTTGAATGGCGAGAAAAAATGGAATTTAATAGTCTGCCGTTTATCAAGAATTTCGGTTTCAGCATTCATCTCCATTTCGTCTCGGGTAATAACCTCGACTGTGCCATCCGAAAAATGAATCTGACGGACTTTTTCTTTAGAAATCACATAAATGATGGCATCTGCAGCAATGCTTTTTTTGTACTCAATATCGTAATCGGTTATTTTGGTAATCTTGCAAATAATCTGCTCATTGTTTTTTGTGATGAGTGTATCGTTCAGTGCCTGAGCGAAAATTGAATTACTAAAACATAAACCAGCACAAAATAAAATGAACACAAAAACTTTTTTCATGACTACAGATTTTAGTTCTTTTGATAACTTATTAAAAGCAAAGTTAAAAATAATTGATCCAAAATACAAACATTTTCATCATTTATTTCGATAGAAACGACAATTTATTCGTTTAGAGAAACTGTTGTCTCTTCCCGACGATTCCACGTCAGCAATATCAAATTGTCAACACTGCTCAGCTGACGGTAGAATGTCGGGGAGCAGACCGACCTTCCAGAGTCCGCAATGCAATGGAGGACCAGGAAGAGTCGGATGCTGATACCTCTTACCAACTATTTCATGTTCTGCGATTCTCTCCGAACTATGGAATGTTGGATTGCTGAGACTACACCCAGCCACCAGTTACAATCCCAGTTTAATATCAATCAGCATCTGGATGTCATTCAGCACCGATTTATCGCGCACATCAATCTGGATTCCGCGGCCTTCGGCGTATGCTTTGGCTGCGGACAGTTCATGTTTGATATCTTCTGAAACAGTACTGTTCATCACTGCTTCGAATGCTTTTTGTCCGAACACCATGGCCACTTTGAAAAATCCATCGCGGGGCAGGAGATAGACCAGCACACGTTTTTTATCACTTACGCGAAAGCTCCATCCATGTTTTTCGCCCGGAAATTTCCATTCATCGGTGGCTTTGGGATAAGTGTCATGTGCGTATTCAACAATGGATTGCCACTGCACAAACGTAGCTCCCAGTGCCGTTTTTAAATCGGCTTCGGTCGGAACAATCAGCTTATCGGAGAAGATGCTTTTCATATTATAAGTATATGAAATTGAAAACAATTCTTTTATTGTTTTTTCTTTTCGAAGCTGCGTTTATTGCCGCCTTTGCGGAAATTGCCGCTTGACTTTTTTTTCACCGGATTGTATTCCGGACATTCACCCAGCTGTTCAGGCACCTTTAATTTTTCGACTGAATGGCCGAGAAACTCTTCGATAATTCCAAATTTCCGGTGTTCTTTTTCGCCGATGAGTGTAATGGCTTCGCCATCCGATTCGGCGCGCGCTGTGCGGCCTACACGATGTATATAATCTTCGGAATCGTGCGGCACATCGTAATTTATAATCAAATCAATGTCTTCGATGTCGATGCCGCGTGAAAGAATATCGGTGGCCACCAGCACATTCAATTGACGTGCTTTGAAGCGGTTCATCACATTTTCGCGCGCCTGCTGGTCAATATCGGAATGCATTTCATCGACCGATAGTCTGAGCTTTTTCAATTCGCGCGTCACCTGTTTTGTTTTTTCCTTGGTGCCGCAGAAAATCATGATGCTGCGTAGTTTTTTTTCTTTGAGCAAAGCCGCAATCAGCGCGGTTTTCTGAGCATCGTACACCACAAAAGCGCTTTGTTTAACTTTCTCGGCCGGCTTCGATGTAGCTATATTTATTTCGACCGGATTTACCAGAATGTTACGGGCCAGTTGCCGTATGGCATTGGGCATGGTGGCCGAGAAAAGCAATTTCTGACAAAGCTTTGGCATGTACTGCATCATTTTCTGAATGTCGTCCTGAAAGCCCATATCCAACAAACGATCGGCTTCGTCGAGTACCAGAAATTTCAATTCTGAGAGGTCGACATAACCCATTTTTAAATGAGACAGCATGCGGCCTGGCGTGCATATGATCATGTCGGCACCTTCTTCAAAAGCCTTGCGTTCGGTGGCAAAAGCTTCGCCGGTTGTACCTCCGTACACCGCAATGGAACTCACACTCGTGAAATAGGAGAATCCCTGCATTTGCTGATCAACCTGTATGGCCAGCTCTCGTGTGGGCTCTATGATCATGCATTTGATGCGATGATTCTGAGCTGAAGTAATTATGTTGTTTGTGATCGGAAGCAGAAATGCTGCGGTTTTTCCGGTGCCGGTTTGTGCGCATGCAATCAGGTCTTTTTCTGACAAAATAGCTGGTATGGCCAGTTCCTGTATGGGTGTTGCCTCTTCGTAGCCATTGGCATCAATGCCTTCCATAAGCTGCGGCGTAAATCCAAAATCTTTAAAATTCAATGTATCTATTTTTTACAAAGATAATGATTAAAAATGATGATGAAAATTCATGGATAACCTTGTCATTGTATTTAGCACCGATGGTGATTGGGACCGCGACATGGCGATAAACATCAGATTGACATCAAAAGTTCAATTTTTTTTTGAAGTTTCACGAGTTTGCGCTCTTTTGATTTTCCAAATCGTTGCCGTGCAAAGAGTGCGGGGATCAGGCCCAAAACTACAGCTCCAGACAATCCAATTATAACTAAACCGCTTTCAATATCATAGTCTGTGCTTTTATAAACTACGAAATAAATCAAAGGAATTATTCCAAGAACATTATAAATCATATTTTCAAATTGTCTTGAATTAATGAACTGCGCATTCTCAATTTCAACTACCTGTTCTTTAATACTTTTAAGTCTTTCTACCCGAACGGCATTTATTTTGTCGGAATCAAAATTCCTTTTCCGAAGCGCTATGCCAGCCAACAGAGAGTCATCATCATCGTAGAACCGTTTTCCGGCGAAGATCAGAAACAGTTCTTCATCGTCTTTTTTCTGAAATGATTTTGAAGGATCAAATATTGAATTCACAGAAATGCATTTTCTATGCAAAAATATTATTAATTTTAAACATATCAAGCATTAAAACACCTTTGAGAAAAATT
This genomic stretch from Bacteroidetes bacterium GWF2_43_63 harbors:
- a CDS encoding ATP-dependent RNA helicase; amino-acid sequence: MEGIDANGYEEATPIQELAIPAILSEKDLIACAQTGTGKTAAFLLPITNNIITSAQNHRIKCMIIEPTRELAIQVDQQMQGFSYFTSVSSIAVYGGTTGEAFATERKAFEEGADMIICTPGRMLSHLKMGYVDLSELKFLVLDEADRLLDMGFQDDIQKMMQYMPKLCQKLLFSATMPNAIRQLARNILVNPVEINIATSKPAEKVKQSAFVVYDAQKTALIAALLKEKKLRSIMIFCGTKEKTKQVTRELKKLRLSVDEMHSDIDQQARENVMNRFKARQLNVLVATDILSRGIDIEDIDLIINYDVPHDSEDYIHRVGRTARAESDGEAITLIGEKEHRKFGIIEEFLGHSVEKLKVPEQLGECPEYNPVKKKSSGNFRKGGNKRSFEKKKQ